A genomic stretch from Rhodothermales bacterium includes:
- a CDS encoding phosphatase PAP2 family protein, producing the protein MRTSRRTRGCWTGHRDPDRLASSVDGRTAWVAAGAIAAVGTLSLLDRDITRVVGRGYSGPFKQYLDVTNHLGERIVLVPLTGVLGISLLTDDRRFQDAAFTSFQSMGMASVLILGIKVVVGRHRPDETDSPFVFSPFSGDTSFPSGHATAATAILVPWALYYNHPIVWGLVAAGAGGTALARIATHRHWASDVLAGGLIGTAMAVSLTRFHQRDAPPGRYFRVQANGGGISLNVHF; encoded by the coding sequence ATGCGCACCAGCCGGCGCACGCGCGGATGCTGGACTGGGCACCGGGACCCGGATCGTCTCGCCAGTTCCGTGGACGGCCGGACCGCATGGGTTGCCGCCGGAGCGATCGCCGCCGTCGGAACCCTCAGCCTGCTGGACCGGGACATCACGCGTGTCGTAGGCCGGGGGTATTCAGGGCCGTTTAAGCAGTATCTGGATGTAACGAACCACCTCGGCGAACGGATCGTGCTGGTGCCGCTGACCGGGGTGCTGGGGATCTCCCTGCTGACCGACGATCGGCGGTTTCAGGATGCCGCGTTCACCTCGTTTCAGTCTATGGGGATGGCCAGCGTGCTCATTCTGGGCATCAAAGTCGTTGTTGGCCGGCATCGGCCGGACGAGACGGACTCACCGTTTGTCTTCTCTCCATTCTCGGGCGACACCTCTTTCCCCTCCGGCCATGCCACCGCGGCCACCGCCATCCTGGTGCCGTGGGCTCTTTATTACAACCACCCGATCGTCTGGGGCCTGGTGGCGGCCGGCGCGGGAGGGACGGCGCTGGCCCGCATCGCCACACACCGCCATTGGGCGTCGGACGTGCTGGCCGGCGGGCTGATCGGGACGGCGATGGCAGTGAGCCTCACGCGCTTCCATCAACGCGATGCCCCCCCGGGGCGCTACTTCCGCGTACAGGCCAACGGGGGCGGGATTTCGCTGAATGTGCATTTCTAA
- a CDS encoding HAMP domain-containing sensor histidine kinase, translated as MTDTSSDPNPRRITFRRRLVFSQGLVLAIAFLIIGVLSWLATYGWLHYHAWTLLEREAVEINFHIVGLDGKLAPDRYSWHEPHHLYREQRVDPYFAQIFDTQGAIVYASGNTRLFTTPFPDSLVTYQPSAIGTISALNTIEIDGEALYFGNYPILGRNEQAIGFLQIARYKPDIPGRLREFAIGLSLGLVALLIILLVLTDRVAARALGPLQTITRVADALSPTRMDERIPVPADADWETTRLAETLNALLGRLGSAFENMRRFTANAAHELQTPLTVLRGQVEVSLRRPRTAESYADTLRTLGVEIDGMSRTIRSLLTLTRLERDRAMVGDTAFDLADLIRDEAAFFSRRAREKGLTWTERIDASLPVRGHVDLVRDALRNVLENAVKFTLAGGIELVARIEAGRITFSVTDTGIGIDPAALPFVTERFFRADTTADIVSGSGLGLSLVDQIIAMHGGSIEITSEPATGTTVRLHLPLASDVARQSGTRPPVETPLAQ; from the coding sequence TTGACCGACACTTCATCCGATCCGAACCCGCGGCGCATCACGTTCCGGCGCCGGCTGGTGTTCTCGCAGGGCCTGGTGCTCGCGATTGCCTTTCTCATCATCGGAGTACTGAGCTGGCTGGCTACGTACGGATGGCTGCATTATCACGCGTGGACGCTGCTTGAGCGGGAGGCGGTCGAGATCAATTTCCACATTGTCGGGCTCGACGGCAAGCTGGCGCCCGACCGTTATTCGTGGCATGAGCCGCACCACCTGTACCGTGAACAACGGGTGGACCCCTACTTCGCGCAGATTTTTGATACCCAGGGCGCCATCGTCTATGCATCGGGCAACACCCGGCTGTTCACCACGCCGTTTCCCGACTCGCTGGTCACCTATCAGCCCTCGGCGATCGGAACGATCAGCGCGCTAAATACCATCGAGATCGATGGCGAAGCGTTGTATTTCGGCAACTACCCCATCCTGGGCCGCAACGAGCAGGCGATCGGGTTTCTGCAAATCGCCCGCTACAAGCCAGACATTCCGGGCCGGCTGCGCGAGTTTGCCATCGGGCTTTCCCTCGGGCTCGTCGCGCTGCTGATCATCCTGCTGGTGCTGACGGACCGCGTGGCGGCCCGGGCGCTGGGTCCGCTGCAAACAATCACCCGTGTGGCAGACGCCCTCTCGCCGACCCGGATGGACGAGCGCATCCCCGTGCCGGCGGATGCCGACTGGGAGACGACGCGCCTCGCCGAGACGCTGAATGCTCTGCTGGGCCGGCTCGGGAGCGCCTTTGAGAACATGCGTCGATTCACCGCGAACGCCGCGCACGAGTTGCAGACCCCGCTCACCGTGCTGCGCGGACAGGTTGAGGTGTCCCTGCGCCGGCCGCGCACCGCGGAGTCGTATGCGGACACACTCCGCACGCTGGGCGTCGAGATCGACGGCATGAGCCGCACCATCCGTAGTCTGCTGACCCTCACACGGCTGGAGCGCGACCGGGCGATGGTGGGCGATACGGCCTTCGACCTTGCCGATCTGATCCGGGACGAGGCCGCGTTTTTCAGCCGGCGGGCCCGCGAAAAGGGCCTGACCTGGACGGAGCGTATCGACGCCTCCCTGCCCGTACGGGGCCATGTGGATCTCGTGCGCGACGCGCTGCGAAATGTACTGGAAAATGCCGTCAAGTTTACGCTGGCCGGAGGCATCGAGTTGGTTGCCCGCATCGAAGCCGGCCGGATCACGTTTTCCGTCACCGATACGGGGATCGGGATCGATCCTGCCGCGTTGCCCTTCGTTACCGAGCGGTTCTTCCGGGCCGATACCACGGCCGACATCGTCAGCGGCTCGGGGCTCGGGTTGTCGCTCGTGGACCAGATCATCGCCATGCACGGCGGCTCGATCGAAATCACCTCCGAGCCGGCGACCGGCACTACCGTCCGCCTTCATCTTCCCCTGGCGAGTGATGTTGCACGCCAGTCTGGCACGCGTCCGCCAGTCGAAACTCCTCTTGCGCAGTGA
- a CDS encoding response regulator transcription factor, which yields MHILLVEDEARVAAFVEQGLREEGYQVTWVTEGAKALTLGLEQSFDIVLLDIRLPDLSGIEVCRQLRVHAPALPILMLTALDAVEDRVAGLRAGADDYLPKPFAFNELLARMDALSRRARLVPGNQTRREGQLVLDPVARTCLSDGISLDLTQKEFDLLAYFIVRKEQALRREDIHRDVWGHDFDRGTNLIDVYVGYVRRKLQDAGSVARIEAVRGVGYRFLPEPL from the coding sequence ATGCACATTTTGCTCGTGGAGGACGAGGCGCGCGTCGCGGCCTTTGTCGAACAGGGCTTGCGCGAGGAAGGCTACCAGGTGACCTGGGTGACGGAGGGCGCGAAAGCGCTCACGCTGGGGTTGGAGCAATCGTTTGACATTGTATTGCTGGATATCCGATTGCCGGATCTTTCGGGTATCGAAGTGTGCCGGCAACTGCGAGTGCACGCCCCCGCGCTCCCGATCCTGATGCTCACCGCGCTGGACGCCGTCGAGGACCGCGTGGCCGGCCTGCGTGCCGGAGCAGACGATTATCTACCCAAACCCTTCGCCTTCAACGAGTTACTGGCACGTATGGATGCGCTGAGCCGGCGTGCCCGTCTGGTGCCGGGCAATCAGACCCGGCGCGAGGGGCAACTCGTGCTCGACCCTGTCGCTCGCACGTGCCTCAGTGATGGCATCTCGCTCGATCTCACGCAGAAGGAATTTGATCTGCTGGCCTATTTTATCGTGCGCAAGGAACAGGCGCTCCGCCGGGAAGATATCCATCGCGACGTATGGGGGCACGATTTCGACCGGGGCACCAATTTGATCGACGTCTATGTGGGGTACGTCCGCCGCAAATTGCAGGACGCGGGTAGCGTGGCGCGCATTGAGGCCGTACGCGGCGTCGGGTACCGATTCTTGCCCGAACCTCTCTGA
- a CDS encoding efflux RND transporter periplasmic adaptor subunit — MRRVSQAESTPLLMAGSVFGLATLLAIGCSGPELPPLAPAVEAPPSLQQEGEAPARIVHLDARQLAQLDVQTEAVSASRMPFSVRAPGEVLPAPEYFALVSAPISGRIVRILAHEGEAVRKGQVLLELESLEYAGLVADVLRARAELSYQQAQVERLRQLVEKKIAAQNTLEKGEADLSRARAEYSASNARVAALGLSPETVASWSEDAGAGPTLAVRAPISGAIDRHEIDLGQSVTAYQEMMSLVDPAHVLVRGYIPPEEAGALQAGDSVAVQSVEGEARSLAAVIATINPALGEENRSVVVNIHADTKAGWPRPGQAVQVLVRGLGAERALSVPLDALLYEGARASVFVRTPDGGFEQRLVTLGRLTEDRAEVLAGVEEGESVAVTQVFNLKALSRFELFGEE; from the coding sequence GTGCGCCGTGTTTCCCAAGCCGAGTCGACTCCGCTGCTCATGGCCGGAAGCGTATTCGGGCTGGCAACCCTTCTGGCGATCGGCTGCTCGGGGCCGGAGTTGCCGCCCCTGGCGCCGGCCGTCGAGGCGCCGCCGTCGCTGCAGCAGGAGGGCGAGGCGCCGGCTCGAATCGTACATCTCGATGCGCGCCAGCTCGCTCAGCTCGACGTTCAGACGGAAGCCGTATCGGCGTCCAGAATGCCATTTTCAGTACGTGCGCCGGGCGAAGTGCTGCCGGCGCCGGAGTACTTCGCGCTCGTCAGCGCGCCCATCAGCGGGCGTATCGTCCGGATCCTGGCGCACGAGGGGGAGGCTGTTCGCAAAGGGCAGGTGTTGCTCGAACTCGAAAGCCTCGAGTACGCCGGCCTGGTCGCCGACGTCCTCCGCGCCCGCGCTGAACTGAGTTACCAGCAGGCGCAGGTGGAGCGCCTTCGGCAACTCGTCGAGAAAAAGATCGCGGCACAAAACACGCTGGAGAAGGGCGAGGCGGACCTGAGCCGGGCACGCGCCGAATACAGCGCGTCGAACGCCCGCGTCGCCGCTCTGGGCCTCTCGCCCGAAACCGTCGCCAGCTGGTCCGAGGACGCCGGCGCCGGCCCCACCCTCGCCGTACGCGCGCCCATCAGCGGCGCCATCGACCGGCACGAAATCGACCTCGGCCAGTCGGTGACGGCCTATCAGGAGATGATGAGCCTGGTCGACCCCGCCCACGTCCTCGTGCGGGGCTATATCCCGCCGGAAGAAGCCGGCGCGCTGCAGGCCGGCGACTCGGTGGCGGTGCAGAGTGTCGAGGGGGAGGCGCGTTCGCTGGCGGCGGTGATCGCGACCATCAACCCGGCGCTCGGTGAGGAGAACCGCTCGGTGGTCGTCAACATCCACGCGGACACGAAGGCCGGATGGCCCCGGCCGGGACAGGCCGTGCAGGTCCTCGTCCGCGGCCTCGGCGCCGAACGGGCGCTTTCGGTGCCGCTCGACGCCCTGCTCTACGAGGGCGCCCGCGCCTCGGTGTTCGTCCGCACCCCCGACGGCGGCTTCGAGCAGCGCCTGGTCACCCTCGGCCGGCTCACGGAGGATCGCGCGGAAGTGCTGGCAGGCGTGGAGGAAGGCGAGTCGGTGGCTGTGACGCAGGTGTTTAACCTCAAGGCGCTCAGCCGCTTCGAGTTATTCGGTGAGGAGTGA
- a CDS encoding CusA/CzcA family heavy metal efflux RND transporter, with protein MLNRIIDFSLRQKFVALALVVLVAFGGVSALVNLPINSLPDVTPIQVLVITKAGRYSPIEVEKLVSFPIETAMNGLPEVKEVRSISQFGLSAVTVEFEESTDTYFARQLVSQRLQSVVDVLPAGVSAPQLGPISTALGEIYQYRVRGDGHTLTELRTIQDWLVAPQLKTVEGVTEITAFGGYVKQFDVIISPDRLRTYGIGLKEVMEAIEQNNSVSGGNYLTHNREQYIIRGFGQIGAAADVEQVVVTRLGGRPIYVRDVATVREGRQLRQGAVTQDGEGEVVTGIVMMLRGGNGRDVIAAVEARVEEINAGLPEGVTIEKFYDQSDLIERTTGTLEVNLVEGGLLVVAVLLIMLGEVSGALIVASVIPISMLFAFIGMREFGLAANLMSLGAIDFGMVVDGSVVMIENMVHRLQENQRRPVQQVLREAAHEVARPIFFGVLIILLVYVPIVTFEGMEGILFRPMAITVATAVLGSLILTLVYIPAMAAIVFRKGIRMRRNYLMEWLRPLYRRFLEAFLDRKVVVFGVALVVLVGALLLVPLLGTEFLPELDEGSILVEQVRMPSVTLEESVENANWFAGKIMANIPEVATVVPKTGRSDLANDWMGVHQTDVWILLKPREEWRPGVTKERIEQEIQPYLESEPGLAYNFTQPIAMRVDELTSGVKSDVAVKVFGEDLDVLQGIGDAISRVLPALPGTANYFVEQTIGQPYLNIDIDRAAVASFGLNVDEVQRIVEAGIGGQAAGEVFEGQRRFDIVVRYPEAIRDGFHDIMNVPVSLPNGDHIPLNRVARIHAEEGPREIARENGWRRVIVGVNLDGIDIGTYVSNLQDAIEREVDIPAGNFIVYSGAFEEQQRAMRHLLVVVPLALLIILVLLYITFGQMRYAWMIFLNLPFALSGGIFLLWVRDIYLSVSASIGFVALFGVAVLNGVVLVAHLNTLRARGLGVREATITGAVDRLRPVLMTALVASLGFIPMAFNVGPGSEVQRPLATVVIGGLFTATLLTLLVLPMVYHWLESGRPMRKEEHWDETPLETSPKTLAE; from the coding sequence ATGCTGAACAGAATCATCGATTTTAGCCTCCGCCAGAAGTTTGTGGCGCTGGCGCTTGTCGTGCTGGTCGCCTTCGGCGGCGTTTCGGCCCTGGTGAATCTCCCTATCAATTCCCTGCCGGACGTCACGCCTATCCAGGTGCTGGTCATCACCAAAGCCGGCCGCTACTCGCCCATCGAGGTGGAGAAGTTGGTCAGTTTTCCGATCGAGACGGCCATGAACGGCCTGCCCGAGGTGAAGGAGGTCCGCTCCATCTCCCAGTTTGGGCTGTCCGCCGTGACGGTCGAGTTCGAGGAATCCACGGACACCTACTTCGCCCGCCAGCTCGTCAGTCAGCGGTTGCAGAGTGTGGTGGATGTGCTGCCGGCCGGCGTCTCCGCCCCGCAGCTCGGGCCCATCTCTACGGCGCTTGGCGAGATCTATCAGTACCGCGTCCGCGGGGACGGCCATACGCTGACCGAGTTGCGGACGATTCAGGACTGGCTCGTGGCGCCCCAGCTCAAAACCGTCGAGGGCGTCACGGAAATCACGGCGTTCGGCGGGTACGTCAAACAATTTGATGTGATCATCTCGCCGGACCGTCTGCGGACCTATGGGATCGGGCTCAAGGAGGTGATGGAGGCGATCGAACAGAACAACAGCGTGTCCGGCGGTAACTACCTCACCCATAACCGCGAGCAATACATCATCCGCGGATTCGGGCAGATCGGGGCGGCGGCGGATGTCGAGCAGGTGGTGGTGACACGCCTCGGCGGCCGGCCCATCTACGTCCGCGACGTCGCCACCGTCCGCGAGGGGCGGCAACTGCGCCAGGGGGCTGTCACGCAGGACGGGGAGGGCGAGGTGGTCACGGGGATTGTGATGATGCTCCGCGGCGGCAACGGGCGGGACGTCATCGCGGCCGTCGAGGCCCGGGTGGAGGAAATCAACGCCGGCCTGCCCGAGGGCGTGACGATTGAAAAGTTTTACGACCAGTCGGATCTCATCGAGCGCACCACCGGCACCCTGGAGGTCAACCTCGTCGAGGGCGGCCTGCTCGTCGTCGCGGTGCTGCTCATCATGCTCGGGGAGGTCTCGGGGGCGCTCATCGTGGCCTCGGTCATCCCCATCTCGATGCTCTTCGCGTTCATCGGGATGCGCGAGTTCGGGCTTGCGGCGAACCTGATGAGTCTGGGCGCCATCGACTTCGGGATGGTGGTCGATGGGTCGGTCGTGATGATCGAGAACATGGTGCACCGATTACAGGAGAACCAGCGCCGGCCGGTCCAACAAGTGCTCCGCGAAGCCGCGCACGAGGTCGCGCGCCCCATCTTCTTCGGGGTGCTCATCATTCTGCTCGTGTACGTCCCCATCGTCACGTTCGAGGGCATGGAGGGCATCCTGTTTCGCCCGATGGCCATAACGGTGGCGACGGCCGTCCTGGGGTCCCTGATCCTGACACTCGTCTACATCCCCGCCATGGCGGCCATCGTCTTCCGAAAAGGGATCCGGATGCGCCGCAACTACCTCATGGAATGGCTGCGTCCGCTGTACCGCCGGTTCCTTGAGGCGTTCCTGGATCGTAAGGTCGTCGTCTTCGGGGTCGCTCTTGTGGTTCTGGTGGGTGCGCTGCTGCTCGTCCCGTTGCTGGGCACCGAGTTTTTGCCCGAGCTAGACGAAGGGTCGATCCTGGTCGAACAGGTCCGCATGCCCAGCGTGACGCTCGAGGAGTCGGTCGAAAACGCCAACTGGTTCGCCGGCAAGATCATGGCGAACATCCCCGAAGTGGCGACGGTGGTGCCCAAAACGGGACGGTCCGACCTGGCGAACGACTGGATGGGCGTGCACCAGACAGACGTCTGGATCCTGCTCAAACCGCGTGAGGAATGGCGGCCGGGGGTGACGAAGGAGCGCATCGAGCAAGAGATCCAGCCCTACCTCGAGTCGGAACCGGGCCTTGCCTACAACTTCACCCAGCCGATCGCGATGCGCGTGGACGAGCTGACGAGCGGCGTCAAGTCCGATGTCGCCGTCAAGGTCTTCGGCGAGGATCTGGACGTGCTGCAGGGCATCGGCGACGCCATCAGCCGCGTCTTACCTGCGCTGCCCGGGACTGCCAACTACTTTGTAGAGCAGACCATCGGCCAGCCCTATCTGAACATCGACATCGACCGCGCGGCGGTGGCCTCGTTCGGGTTGAATGTGGATGAGGTGCAGCGGATCGTGGAGGCCGGCATTGGCGGACAGGCGGCCGGCGAGGTCTTCGAGGGACAGCGCCGGTTCGACATCGTCGTTCGGTACCCCGAAGCCATTCGCGACGGGTTTCACGACATCATGAACGTCCCCGTCTCGCTGCCCAACGGCGACCACATCCCGCTGAACCGGGTGGCGCGGATCCACGCCGAAGAGGGGCCCCGCGAGATCGCGCGCGAAAACGGCTGGCGTCGCGTGATCGTGGGCGTCAATCTCGATGGGATCGACATCGGCACCTATGTTTCGAACTTGCAGGACGCCATCGAGCGGGAGGTGGATATTCCCGCCGGCAACTTCATCGTCTACAGCGGCGCCTTCGAGGAGCAGCAACGCGCGATGCGGCACCTGCTGGTGGTCGTCCCGCTCGCGCTCCTCATCATCCTCGTCCTCCTCTACATCACCTTCGGGCAGATGCGGTATGCGTGGATGATCTTCCTGAACCTCCCCTTCGCGCTCTCCGGCGGCATCTTCCTGCTCTGGGTCCGCGACATCTACCTCTCGGTCTCGGCCAGCATTGGCTTTGTCGCGCTGTTCGGGGTGGCCGTGCTGAACGGCGTCGTGCTCGTGGCACACCTCAATACGCTCCGCGCCCGCGGCCTCGGGGTACGGGAGGCGACGATCACGGGCGCCGTGGACCGCCTGCGGCCGGTGCTGATGACGGCCCTCGTGGCGAGCCTCGGGTTCATCCCGATGGCCTTTAATGTCGGCCCCGGATCGGAGGTGCAGCGCCCGCTCGCCACCGTCGTGATCGGCGGCCTCTTCACCGCGACGCTGCTCACCTTGTTGGTGCTGCCGATGGTCTACCACTGGCTCGAATCCGGCCGCCCGATGCGGAAGGAGGAGCATTGGGATGAGACGCCGCTGGAAACGTCGCCGAAAACGCTAGCTGAATAA
- a CDS encoding TolC family protein: MGRSHWIGMAMLPLMAGLAGAAGTAVAQQPTGWLTVQDALTYAEANSPALGRMRALQEASAGERLASFGIDDLQVSYAREGIPTAGGDFSEQRWVIGQSFDFPLQTYYRLKRVGAQSSALTHGVEAARRDLRSRVKTAYTEVLYTQELLHLSLQSVELGESLKAAVAAQVAAGAAAELDEMKVDLQLSEARSVLEDRLRLYEDARYALYQVIGLDPGEQVYGVVFPDTMTYLDIALSQQEVLARLPAQPELAGADATVRAARLFTLEKRSAALPRLQLAYWPQDFGGGYRFRAFEVGFTVPLWFALNNRGAIVQARAREQYDRWSRQDVGLTLKRDIERAWHGYETSKLTIDRYAETVHALADDLLARTREGYELGQLDLLTLLDTQRTYLSAQARYYDALRTYYVNLIALERYLQRELVFTR; encoded by the coding sequence ATGGGTAGATCACATTGGATCGGGATGGCGATGCTGCCGCTGATGGCCGGCCTCGCCGGCGCTGCGGGCACCGCCGTCGCGCAGCAGCCCACCGGCTGGCTGACCGTACAGGATGCGCTCACCTACGCGGAAGCGAATAGCCCCGCCCTGGGCCGGATGCGCGCATTACAAGAGGCCAGCGCCGGCGAACGCCTCGCCAGCTTCGGGATCGACGACCTGCAGGTGAGTTACGCCCGCGAGGGCATCCCGACCGCCGGCGGCGACTTCAGCGAACAGCGCTGGGTGATCGGGCAGTCGTTTGATTTTCCGCTGCAGACCTACTACCGGCTCAAACGGGTGGGCGCGCAGTCCTCGGCGCTGACGCACGGCGTGGAAGCCGCCCGGCGCGACCTGCGGAGCCGCGTCAAGACGGCGTATACGGAGGTGCTCTACACCCAGGAATTGCTCCATCTCAGCCTGCAGAGCGTCGAACTCGGCGAGTCGCTCAAAGCGGCTGTCGCGGCCCAGGTGGCGGCCGGCGCCGCCGCGGAGCTGGACGAGATGAAGGTGGATCTCCAACTCTCGGAAGCCCGCAGCGTGCTCGAGGATCGACTCCGCCTCTATGAGGACGCGCGGTACGCGCTGTACCAGGTGATCGGCCTCGATCCCGGGGAACAGGTCTATGGCGTCGTCTTCCCGGATACGATGACGTATCTCGATATCGCGCTGTCTCAGCAAGAAGTGCTCGCCCGGTTGCCGGCGCAGCCGGAACTCGCCGGCGCCGACGCCACCGTCCGCGCCGCCCGGCTGTTCACCCTGGAAAAACGCAGTGCAGCCCTGCCGCGGCTGCAATTGGCCTATTGGCCGCAAGACTTTGGGGGTGGCTACCGCTTTCGGGCGTTCGAGGTGGGCTTCACCGTCCCCCTCTGGTTCGCCCTCAATAACCGGGGCGCCATCGTCCAGGCCCGCGCGCGAGAGCAATACGACCGATGGAGCCGGCAGGACGTCGGCCTCACCCTCAAACGGGACATCGAGCGCGCCTGGCACGGCTACGAGACCAGCAAGCTCACGATCGACCGCTACGCCGAAACCGTCCATGCCCTCGCCGACGACCTCCTCGCCCGCACCCGCGAAGGCTACGAACTCGGCCAGCTCGACCTCCTCACCCTGCTCGATACCCAGCGGACGTATCTTTCGGCGCAGGCGCGGTACTACGATGCCCTGCGCACCTACTACGTCAATCTTATCGCGCTCGAACGGTATCTCCAGCGCGAATTGGTCTTTACCAGGTAG